Proteins encoded in a region of the Gammaproteobacteria bacterium genome:
- a CDS encoding MBL fold metallo-hydrolase: MKIKLSGQRTIALNTIALIIAAVSTPSLAQRDYSNVEVIPHHVSGNYYYLQGAGGNIGVSVGDDGVIMIDDQFAPLTDKILAAVRTLSDGAIRFVINTHVHPDHTGGNENLGNMGLLILARDEVRVRLEGQLPEAALPVLTYSESVTIHLNDDEVTTIPVPPSHTDGDSYIYFRNADVIHAGDVFRTVAFPVIDQGNGGTLAGTIDALAILIGMAGPDTKIVPGHGEVSTREDVMEFRDMVLDVAARVESLVNQGMSFEQVMTARPTAQYEAKWGDPERFLTAVYSELAGQ; the protein is encoded by the coding sequence ATGAAAATAAAACTGTCAGGCCAGCGTACCATAGCCCTGAATACTATTGCCCTGATCATTGCCGCAGTCTCGACTCCGAGCCTGGCCCAGCGGGACTACAGCAACGTGGAGGTAATCCCCCATCACGTGTCCGGTAACTACTATTATCTGCAGGGCGCTGGTGGCAATATCGGTGTTTCCGTTGGAGATGACGGGGTCATTATGATTGATGATCAGTTCGCTCCGCTGACTGACAAAATTCTGGCAGCAGTCAGGACCTTGAGTGATGGCGCCATCCGCTTTGTGATCAATACCCATGTGCACCCGGATCACACCGGAGGTAATGAAAATCTCGGCAATATGGGGTTGCTCATCCTGGCTCGCGACGAAGTACGCGTCAGGCTGGAAGGTCAATTGCCGGAAGCGGCCCTGCCGGTTCTTACTTACAGTGAAAGCGTGACTATTCATCTGAATGATGATGAGGTAACGACAATACCGGTTCCCCCCTCCCATACGGACGGTGACAGTTATATTTACTTTCGTAACGCCGATGTAATTCATGCTGGCGATGTGTTTCGGACAGTCGCATTTCCTGTGATCGATCAGGGCAACGGCGGCACGCTGGCCGGCACCATCGATGCCCTGGCAATCCTGATAGGTATGGCGGGCCCTGACACTAAAATTGTTCCTGGGCATGGGGAAGTTTCGACCCGTGAGGATGTGATGGAGTTTCGAGACATGGTGCTGGATGTCGCCGCCCGGGTTGAATCCCTTGTCAACCAGGGAATGAGCTTCGAACAGGTAATGACGGCCAGGCCGACTGCGCAATACGAGGCAAAATGGGGTGATCCCGAGCGGTTTCTGACAGCCGTCTATTCAGAGCTGGCTGGCCAGTAG
- a CDS encoding tRNA-dihydrouridine synthase, with protein MKTQFLGKQLSGPFTIPSGIVTCSTSIIQRVMDTIPEVGVLTTKSIGPEPRLGYREPILAQYKPGCFVNAVGLTNPGAARSAELLAELEVPEDRFLLISIFGGSIEEYVEVARQLAPYGDGLELNLSCPHAKGYGMAMGQDPELVEEIVRAVKAAVDIPVIPKLTPNVPNIDEIARAAEQGGADAICAINTMGPERYAVFGHDVLSNGKGGMSGKEVLPTALDCVTRIAATVSCPIIACGGISSAQNVREFQRAGASIIGIGSALIGMTTREMADYFQTLSADLSDATDRAESLVHYDVDMSFRPVTLRSNERVTDDVAILTFDQEINVQAGEFIFLWIPGLGEKPFSALVDNPFKLVVINLGQFTGELMQLEPGTEAYVRGPHGIPVQPQSGSRIMAVAGGTGLAAVYQIARDFGNAEIFLGARTRNRLYFVDECQAVARLHVATNDGSQGHHGLVTELLETRLQEMSAEELEQLVFYNCGPEPMVHAAEAVQRKYCRPAQIYNAIDYLTKCGVGICGACGAPDGRRLCVDGPFLRALDS; from the coding sequence TTGAAAACACAATTTCTTGGCAAACAGCTTTCCGGGCCTTTTACCATTCCTTCAGGTATCGTTACCTGTTCCACTTCTATAATTCAGCGTGTGATGGACACCATACCCGAGGTTGGGGTACTGACAACCAAGAGTATCGGCCCGGAACCCAGGCTGGGTTATCGGGAACCGATTCTGGCCCAGTATAAGCCCGGATGTTTTGTCAATGCCGTGGGCTTGACCAATCCCGGTGCTGCCCGCTCAGCAGAATTACTGGCCGAGCTCGAGGTTCCAGAGGACAGGTTCCTATTGATCTCAATCTTCGGTGGAAGTATCGAAGAGTATGTCGAGGTTGCCCGACAACTGGCTCCCTATGGGGACGGACTTGAGCTGAACCTGTCCTGTCCCCATGCCAAGGGATACGGAATGGCCATGGGGCAGGACCCGGAGCTGGTTGAAGAAATTGTCAGGGCCGTCAAGGCGGCAGTAGACATTCCTGTAATCCCCAAACTCACACCCAATGTGCCGAACATCGACGAAATTGCCAGAGCCGCCGAGCAGGGTGGTGCTGATGCCATTTGCGCAATCAATACAATGGGGCCGGAACGCTACGCGGTCTTCGGGCACGATGTTCTCAGTAACGGCAAGGGAGGCATGTCCGGCAAGGAAGTGCTGCCCACAGCGCTGGATTGTGTTACCCGGATTGCTGCGACAGTCAGCTGTCCCATTATCGCCTGTGGTGGTATCAGCAGCGCACAGAATGTAAGGGAATTTCAGCGGGCTGGCGCCTCAATTATTGGTATCGGGTCGGCGCTGATTGGCATGACTACCAGGGAGATGGCGGACTATTTTCAGACGCTGAGCGCGGACCTTTCGGACGCCACAGACCGCGCTGAATCGTTAGTACACTATGACGTTGACATGAGCTTCCGTCCAGTCACGCTGCGCAGCAATGAGCGTGTTACGGACGATGTTGCTATCCTGACATTTGATCAGGAAATCAACGTGCAGGCCGGTGAGTTTATCTTTCTGTGGATACCGGGGCTGGGAGAGAAGCCGTTTTCTGCCCTGGTGGACAACCCATTCAAACTGGTGGTTATAAATCTGGGGCAGTTCACCGGTGAATTGATGCAGCTGGAGCCTGGCACAGAAGCTTATGTCAGGGGGCCGCACGGGATACCGGTGCAGCCACAATCGGGAAGCAGAATAATGGCGGTGGCCGGTGGGACCGGGCTGGCGGCTGTTTACCAGATCGCCCGGGATTTCGGCAATGCCGAAATCTTTCTGGGTGCCAGAACCCGAAATCGGCTTTATTTTGTTGATGAATGCCAGGCCGTTGCCAGACTGCATGTGGCCACCAATGACGGGAGTCAAGGGCACCACGGGCTGGTGACAGAGCTGTTGGAGACTCGATTACAGGAGATGTCTGCCGAGGAGTTAGAGCAACTGGTATTTTATAACTGTGGTCCCGAGCCCATGGTTCATGCTGCAGAGGCCGTGCAAAGGAAGTATTGTCGCCCGGCGCAGATTTACAACGCCATTGATTATCTGACTAAATGCGGGGTTGGCATCTGTGGCGCCTGTGGCGCGCCGGACGGTCGTCGTCTGTGCGTGGACGGGCCTTTTCTTAGGGCCCTGGACAGCTAG